The Diadema setosum chromosome 12, eeDiaSeto1, whole genome shotgun sequence genome has a segment encoding these proteins:
- the LOC140236329 gene encoding uncharacterized protein — protein MYEITVGGVMLSRSSSSQTRLSPLPHWCVDVLCKGSNGFRSTTTTSIYCPKHAPAADALSIRLEEQQDANHPEGNLLVTCQLKPRDQSYPPIHTFIIKVDQDIVSSSDIPSFIIAPRPDKCTHVTCLGQNGVGSTSLEKTYCPTDADSLIEIQVSEFLDDDNDVMFEVSCHVPREYQPHGGFHSYAITVNNVTWSTHGSTPITIKPVPNSCTTITCEVMNAYGLIAASKTLCPTDNSCPEMQTVEGVLHHESTTAALLTITFILSVAVCVAAAIRRKQLSSPMGCPQPMALCRLNSKSRNL, from the exons ATGTATGAGATAACCGTTGGTGGCGTCATGCTCTCTAGATCGTCTTCATCTCAAACTCGTCTTTCTCCTCTTCCCCACTGGTGTGTGGACGTGTTGTGTAAAGGAAGCAACGGATTCAGAAGTACAACGACAACGTCCATTTACTGTCCAAAAC ATGCACCTGCAGCCGACGCCCTGTCAATCAGACTTGAGGAACAACAGGACGCCAACCATCCAGAAGGAAACCTTTTGGTTACGTGTCAACTGAAACCGCGTGATCAGTCGTACCCTCCCATCCATACATTCATCATAAAGGTAGACCAGGATATAGTTTCGTCGTCAGACATCCCTTCCTTTATCATAGCACCTCGTCCAGACAAGTGTACTCACGTGACTTGCCTTGGTCAAAATGGAGTTGGCTCTACATCGCTTGAAAAGACATACTGTCCTACAGATGCTG ACAGCCTAATTGAAATTCAAGTCTCTGAGTTCctggatgatgataatgacgtcATGTTTGAAGTGTCATGTCACGTGCCAAGAGAGTACCAACCACACGGAGGATTCCATTCGTACGCCATCACAGTGAATAATGTCACGTGGTCCACTCATGGCTCCACACCGATCACTATCAAACCAGTGCCCAATAGCTGCACCACCATCACCTGTGAGGTCATGAATGCCTATGGCTTGATTGCAGCCTCGAAGACACTTTGTCCTACAG ATAACTCATGTCCAGAGATGCAAACTGTAGAAGGAGTTTTGCATCACGAATCCACCACTGCAGCGTTGTTGACGATCACCTTCATCTTATCAGTGGCGGTTTGTGTTGCTGCCGCTATTAGAAGAAAACAACTTTCCTCTCCCATGGGG